A genomic segment from Arcobacter acticola encodes:
- the prx-suh gene encoding thiol peroxidase Prx-SUH, translating to MATTKLKGNEVTLSGTDVKVGDVAPVVTVVAKDLSDVQVGGQKGKAQIVVVVPSLDTAVCAAETRKFNEAAAKVENAEVIVVSMDLPFAMGRFCTTEGIENLTVGSDFRAKAFAKSYGVLVASGPLAGVTCRAVFVINASGVITYKEICPEITEEPNYEAALAAVNESTSTSCCGTCH from the coding sequence ATGGCAACAACAAAATTAAAAGGTAATGAAGTTACTTTAAGTGGAACAGATGTAAAAGTTGGAGATGTAGCTCCTGTAGTTACTGTAGTAGCAAAAGATTTATCAGATGTTCAAGTAGGTGGTCAAAAAGGTAAAGCTCAAATCGTAGTTGTAGTTCCTTCTTTAGATACAGCAGTATGTGCTGCTGAAACTAGAAAATTCAATGAAGCAGCAGCTAAAGTTGAAAATGCAGAAGTAATCGTAGTTTCTATGGATTTACCATTTGCAATGGGAAGATTTTGTACAACTGAAGGAATCGAAAACTTAACTGTTGGTTCTGACTTTAGAGCAAAAGCATTTGCAAAATCTTACGGTGTACTAGTTGCATCTGGACCATTAGCTGGTGTTACTTGTAGAGCAGTATTTGTAATCAATGCTTCAGGTGTTATTACATACAAAGAAATTTGTCCTGAAATTACAGAAGAGCCAAATTATGAAGCAGCATTAGCAGCTGTTAATGAGTCAACTTCAACTTCTTGTTGTGGAACTTGTCACTAA
- a CDS encoding YitT family protein, translating into MNTFFTKDELINYVFIISGSIILSLALVGFFLPNNIITGGTAGLALLLHFITPLTIGSLIALINLPLLIIGNKYLGKMFTIRTIITIILISLFIDLFSQIIKIETFIQDTILGAIFGGIFVGLGLSLVIKGNSSAGGSTIIAKIISSKTEIKAGQVILVIDIIIILSALFIFEDRTKILWSVISIYITAKMIDYILTGSLNKKVVYLVTQKTDELKQLITQELGPEGTILKGEGLFENQEKKMILIVVEVTKLQRLRQIVRQSDPDAFLIITEASEMLGRGN; encoded by the coding sequence ATGAATACTTTTTTTACAAAAGATGAGCTAATTAATTATGTTTTTATCATATCTGGTTCTATTATTTTATCATTAGCTTTAGTTGGATTTTTTCTTCCAAATAATATTATCACAGGAGGAACAGCAGGTCTTGCTTTATTACTTCATTTTATTACACCACTTACAATTGGTTCATTAATAGCTTTAATTAATCTTCCTTTATTAATAATAGGAAATAAATATCTTGGAAAAATGTTTACAATAAGAACTATAATTACAATAATTTTAATTTCTTTATTTATTGATTTATTTTCACAGATTATAAAAATAGAAACATTTATTCAAGATACAATTTTAGGTGCTATTTTTGGTGGAATATTTGTGGGACTTGGATTATCATTAGTTATAAAAGGTAATTCATCAGCAGGTGGCTCTACTATCATAGCTAAAATAATATCTTCAAAAACCGAAATTAAAGCTGGTCAAGTTATTTTAGTAATTGACATAATCATAATATTATCTGCTTTATTTATTTTTGAAGATAGAACAAAAATTTTATGGAGTGTTATTAGTATTTATATAACTGCAAAAATGATAGATTATATTTTAACGGGAAGTTTAAACAAAAAAGTTGTTTATTTAGTAACACAGAAAACAGATGAATTAAAACAATTAATAACTCAAGAACTAGGGCCTGAAGGTACTATATTAAAAGGTGAAGGTTTATTTGAAAATCAAGAAAAGAAAATGATTTTAATTGTTGTTGAAGTTACAAAACTACAAAGGCTGAGACAAATAGTTAGACAAAGTGACCCAGATGCGTTTTTAATAATAACAGAAGCTAGTGAAATGTTAGGAAGAGGAAATTAA
- a CDS encoding tetratricopeptide repeat protein, producing the protein MLKNLFKIMVFCFMCFQYSSAVSVNDGFEEYNKGNVFQALNIFEEACEGGAYVGCYNAALIYYKGSRVERDYEKAANLFIKACDEGHSEACYNIAYMFENGLGVNTDSSKAAILYDRSCQNGVGAACYNLSIMYEKEDGVEKDSFKAVDYLTQACNLDHAKACYNLAIKFQKEDGVEKNPLKAANLYQKSCDLNYASACYNLGVMYFDGLFLKKDNSKAAELFSKACDMNLDVACKAYGNLNK; encoded by the coding sequence ATGCTAAAAAATCTATTTAAAATAATGGTATTTTGTTTTATGTGTTTTCAGTATTCATCTGCTGTTTCAGTTAATGATGGATTTGAAGAATATAACAAAGGAAATGTTTTTCAAGCTTTAAACATATTTGAAGAAGCTTGTGAAGGTGGCGCTTATGTTGGCTGTTATAATGCAGCACTTATTTACTACAAAGGAAGTAGAGTAGAAAGAGATTATGAAAAAGCTGCAAACCTATTTATAAAAGCTTGTGATGAGGGTCATAGCGAAGCTTGCTACAATATTGCATATATGTTTGAAAATGGTTTAGGGGTAAATACAGATTCTTCAAAAGCTGCAATTTTATATGATAGAAGCTGTCAAAATGGTGTAGGAGCGGCATGTTATAATTTATCTATTATGTATGAAAAAGAAGATGGCGTTGAAAAAGATTCTTTTAAAGCAGTTGATTATTTAACTCAAGCTTGTAATTTAGACCATGCAAAAGCTTGTTACAATCTTGCAATAAAATTCCAAAAAGAAGATGGAGTTGAAAAAAACCCATTAAAAGCTGCAAATCTTTATCAAAAATCTTGTGATTTAAACTATGCATCTGCATGTTATAATCTAGGAGTTATGTATTTTGATGGACTTTTTCTTAAAAAAGACAATTCAAAAGCAGCAGAACTTTTCAGTAAAGCTTGTGATATGAATCTGGATGTAGCTTGTAAAGCTTATGGTAATTTGAATAAATAA
- a CDS encoding NnrS family protein, which produces MQAWYKKFSSQPHQPFFTSGILFLILFMMLFTASYSNILILDTSVLTFHAYTMVFVIFIQFFLGFLFVVFPRFLTQAEINKKEYMNQFILYFISSLGILLSIIFYSDVVFVFQIMMLIAQVLSFKLLYSIHNKSLVKVKDDTKWVLISFVAGLIFHTLFIISEIKFLYSHDLSKLSIDAGFYLFIFMVIFVISQRMIPFFTTAKAPNYKPNKSKNLLEIVFALLIFKVVLLSFDNVKLNLLADIPLFVMITRELIKWKLPFFKVPAIMWVLYLGLYWIPFAFFISIVESLMAFYNPSIIFEKAAIHAMALGYFLTLLVGFGTRVILGHSGTTPHANNFAIFIFIAIQLIALLRIFSSFTLNFGLDYMFFINLTAVLLIMGLLVWSSKYLTILIKGK; this is translated from the coding sequence ATGCAAGCTTGGTACAAGAAGTTTTCTTCTCAACCACACCAACCATTTTTCACAAGTGGTATTTTATTTTTAATTCTTTTTATGATGTTATTTACAGCATCTTATTCGAACATTCTTATTTTAGACACTTCTGTTTTAACATTTCATGCTTATACTATGGTATTTGTAATTTTTATTCAATTTTTCTTAGGTTTTCTATTTGTAGTATTTCCACGATTTTTAACCCAAGCTGAAATAAATAAAAAAGAGTATATGAATCAATTTATTCTTTATTTTATTAGTTCTTTAGGGATTCTATTATCAATTATATTTTATTCAGATGTAGTTTTTGTATTTCAAATAATGATGTTAATTGCTCAAGTACTTAGTTTTAAACTTCTTTATTCAATACACAACAAAAGTCTTGTAAAAGTAAAAGATGATACAAAATGGGTTTTAATATCTTTTGTTGCAGGTTTAATTTTTCATACATTATTTATTATTTCAGAAATAAAATTTCTTTATTCTCATGATTTATCAAAGCTTTCTATAGACGCTGGATTTTATCTTTTTATTTTTATGGTTATATTTGTAATTTCACAAAGAATGATTCCTTTTTTTACAACAGCAAAAGCTCCAAATTATAAACCAAATAAAAGTAAAAATTTACTAGAAATTGTATTTGCTTTATTGATTTTCAAAGTTGTTTTATTGTCTTTTGATAATGTAAAATTAAATTTATTAGCAGATATTCCTTTATTTGTAATGATTACGAGAGAATTAATAAAATGGAAATTACCATTTTTTAAAGTTCCAGCAATTATGTGGGTTTTATATCTAGGACTTTATTGGATTCCATTTGCTTTTTTTATATCAATTGTTGAAAGTTTAATGGCATTTTATAACCCAAGTATTATTTTCGAAAAAGCAGCTATTCATGCTATGGCTTTAGGGTATTTTTTAACACTTCTTGTAGGTTTTGGAACGAGGGTAATATTAGGACATTCAGGAACAACTCCCCACGCAAATAATTTTGCAATATTTATTTTTATTGCTATTCAACTTATTGCATTATTAAGAATATTTTCTTCATTTACTTTAAACTTTGGATTAGATTATATGTTTTTCATAAATCTTACTGCTGTGTTATTGATTATGGGATTACTTGTTTGGTCAAGTAAATATTTAACCATATTAATAAAAGGAAAATAA
- the msrP gene encoding protein-methionine-sulfoxide reductase catalytic subunit MsrP, translating into MNIIKRKHWQISENEVTPKELFEKRRNFIKLGAASIVSSGAIMELLAQENLPKITLDFIKDKNIDNLKLNTFEQITSHNNFYEFTTSQSGVKDIAHTLNTDNWSVTIDGLVENPMKVNLDDLVKMFTMEERIYRFRCVEGWSMVVPWNGFSLASLIKKVKPLSSAKYVRFETLVDPEVFPDQKRGKFGVIDYPYIEGLRMDEAVNDLSFLATGLYGDVMPKQNGAPIRLVVPWKYGFKSIKSIVKISFVDKEPLNTWQKENPREYGFFANVNPNVDHPRWSQKKERVLGSFFKQDTLMFNGYEKEVASLYSGMDLRKYI; encoded by the coding sequence ATGAATATAATCAAAAGAAAACATTGGCAAATAAGTGAGAATGAAGTTACTCCAAAAGAGTTATTTGAAAAAAGAAGAAACTTTATTAAACTAGGTGCTGCTTCAATTGTATCAAGTGGAGCTATTATGGAACTTCTTGCCCAAGAAAATTTACCTAAAATTACCCTTGATTTTATAAAAGATAAAAATATTGATAATCTAAAATTAAATACTTTTGAACAAATTACTTCCCATAATAATTTTTATGAATTCACAACAAGTCAAAGTGGTGTAAAAGATATTGCCCATACTTTAAATACAGATAATTGGAGTGTTACAATAGATGGTTTAGTAGAAAATCCAATGAAAGTAAATTTGGATGATTTAGTAAAAATGTTTACAATGGAAGAACGAATCTACAGATTTAGATGTGTAGAAGGTTGGAGTATGGTTGTTCCTTGGAATGGATTTTCACTAGCAAGTCTAATCAAAAAAGTAAAACCCTTGTCAAGTGCTAAGTATGTAAGATTTGAAACATTAGTTGATCCAGAAGTTTTTCCAGATCAAAAAAGAGGAAAATTCGGAGTTATTGATTATCCATATATTGAAGGTTTACGAATGGATGAAGCTGTGAATGATTTATCTTTTCTTGCAACTGGACTTTATGGAGATGTAATGCCTAAACAAAATGGTGCTCCAATTAGACTAGTTGTTCCATGGAAATATGGATTTAAATCTATTAAATCTATCGTTAAAATATCATTTGTTGATAAAGAACCTTTAAATACATGGCAAAAAGAAAATCCAAGAGAATATGGATTTTTCGCAAATGTAAATCCAAATGTCGATCACCCAAGATGGTCGCAAAAAAAAGAGAGAGTATTGGGAAGTTTTTTCAAACAAGATACTTTAATGTTCAATGGTTATGAAAAAGAAGTTGCATCACTTTATTCTGGAATGGATTTAAGAAAGTATATCTAA
- a CDS encoding ferric reductase-like transmembrane domain-containing protein has product MKRIFLYLIILSPLIYLLTRLFVFDNVNDPIKYIYTITGASATVIVFFSIIISLIKEKINLMKYRKEIGLLGFSYALLHLLNFIILDAQFDFQFVIKETLDKPFIYLGMIAFFIILFMAITSTKKLYKKYNKYHKLVYLFLILITIHWIMAQKAISILQFSYIIAILIIGYYKLLQQIINNNKS; this is encoded by the coding sequence ATGAAAAGAATATTTTTATATCTAATAATTTTATCTCCATTAATCTATTTATTAACTAGATTATTTGTTTTTGATAATGTTAATGATCCAATAAAATATATATACACAATTACAGGTGCAAGTGCTACAGTAATTGTTTTCTTCTCAATAATAATTTCCTTGATAAAAGAAAAAATCAATCTAATGAAATATAGAAAAGAAATAGGACTTTTAGGCTTTTCTTATGCCTTATTACATCTTTTAAATTTTATTATCTTAGATGCACAATTTGATTTTCAATTTGTAATAAAAGAAACTTTAGATAAACCTTTTATATATTTGGGAATGATTGCTTTCTTTATCATTTTATTTATGGCAATAACATCCACAAAAAAACTGTATAAAAAATATAATAAATATCATAAATTAGTATATTTATTTTTAATCTTAATTACTATACATTGGATTATGGCTCAAAAAGCTATAAGTATTCTACAATTCTCCTATATAATAGCTATTTTGATTATAGGATATTATAAGCTTTTACAGCAAATAATCAATAATAATAAATCATAG
- a CDS encoding ammonium transporter, which produces MKKLLLSMPLFGVLAFADEAEPVLNSGDTAWMMISTALVMLMTPIGLALFYGGMTRSKNILNTYSMVFGAFAIAFIAWIVAGFSIAFGTMEGSMNQFIGGFSHVMLDGISWKEFASVELGQLYPKFIFVVFQGTFAAITIAIASGSVIERMKFSTWMIFAAIWTIVVYAPIAHMVWGGGYLFNEGALDFAGGTVVHMNGGLAGLVLALLIGKRAGYSKVAMKPVSIILTAVGAGLLWFGWYGFNAGSAFGANAIAGVAFLTTTVAASVATLTWLAIESLIFKKPTLLGAASGAIAGLVAITPAAGFVSVGGALIIGIMGAIVAFFGVSILKKKLGFDDSLDAFGIHFLAGLWGAIATGIFALNDKDLLWDGPLKASDDRLGQIFVQFESALIVGAYTLVGTIVVYYIASFLTGGARVNEDKESQGLDESVHGERGFNL; this is translated from the coding sequence ATGAAAAAATTGCTTTTATCAATGCCTCTATTTGGTGTTTTAGCATTTGCAGATGAGGCAGAACCTGTTCTTAATTCAGGTGATACTGCTTGGATGATGATTTCTACGGCGCTAGTTATGTTAATGACGCCAATTGGTCTTGCTTTATTTTATGGAGGGATGACAAGATCTAAGAATATTCTAAATACATACTCAATGGTATTTGGAGCTTTTGCTATTGCATTTATTGCATGGATAGTAGCTGGGTTTTCTATTGCGTTTGGAACAATGGAAGGTTCAATGAATCAATTTATAGGTGGTTTTTCACATGTAATGCTTGATGGTATTTCTTGGAAAGAGTTTGCAAGTGTAGAGTTAGGACAACTTTATCCTAAATTCATTTTTGTTGTTTTCCAAGGTACATTTGCTGCTATTACAATTGCAATTGCATCTGGATCTGTTATTGAAAGAATGAAGTTTTCTACATGGATGATATTTGCAGCTATTTGGACAATTGTTGTTTACGCACCTATTGCACATATGGTTTGGGGTGGAGGATACTTATTTAATGAAGGTGCTCTTGACTTCGCAGGTGGAACAGTTGTACATATGAATGGTGGACTTGCTGGTTTAGTTCTTGCTTTATTAATTGGTAAAAGAGCTGGATATTCTAAAGTTGCAATGAAACCTGTAAGTATTATTTTAACAGCAGTTGGTGCTGGTCTTTTATGGTTTGGTTGGTATGGATTTAATGCAGGTTCTGCATTTGGTGCAAATGCAATTGCAGGTGTAGCATTCCTTACAACAACAGTAGCAGCTTCAGTTGCAACTCTTACATGGTTAGCAATTGAATCTTTAATATTCAAAAAACCTACACTTTTAGGTGCTGCATCTGGTGCAATAGCTGGATTAGTTGCTATTACTCCTGCTGCTGGATTTGTAAGCGTTGGTGGAGCTCTTATCATTGGTATTATGGGTGCAATCGTTGCTTTCTTTGGGGTATCTATTCTTAAGAAAAAACTTGGATTTGATGATAGTTTGGATGCGTTTGGAATTCACTTCTTAGCTGGTCTATGGGGAGCAATTGCTACAGGTATTTTCGCTCTTAATGATAAAGATTTATTATGGGATGGACCGCTTAAAGCTTCAGATGATAGATTAGGACAAATTTTTGTTCAATTTGAATCTGCATTAATTGTAGGTGCATATACATTAGTTGGAACAATTGTTGTTTATTATATTGCATCATTCTTAACAGGTGGAGCAAGAGTAAATGAAGATAAAGAGAGCCAAGGTCTAGATGAATCAGTACACGGTGAACGTGGTTTTAACTTATAA
- a CDS encoding P-II family nitrogen regulator, whose protein sequence is MKKIEVIIKPFKLEDVKDALVEIGITGMSVYDVKGYGRQQGHSELYRGAEYVVDFLPKIKIDVVVKDEMVESTINAIVNSAKTGKIGDGKIFVSSLDEVVRIRTEERGSEAV, encoded by the coding sequence ATGAAAAAAATAGAAGTAATAATTAAACCTTTTAAATTAGAAGATGTGAAAGATGCACTTGTAGAAATTGGAATTACAGGAATGAGCGTTTATGATGTAAAAGGTTACGGAAGACAACAAGGTCACTCTGAATTATATAGAGGGGCTGAGTATGTGGTTGATTTCTTACCAAAAATAAAAATCGATGTAGTGGTAAAAGATGAAATGGTAGAATCTACAATTAATGCAATAGTAAATTCTGCAAAAACAGGAAAAATCGGAGATGGAAAAATATTTGTTTCATCTTTAGATGAAGTAGTTAGAATCAGAACAGAAGAAAGAGGAAGCGAAGCTGTCTAA